From a region of the Lactuca sativa cultivar Salinas chromosome 4, Lsat_Salinas_v11, whole genome shotgun sequence genome:
- the LOC111917279 gene encoding heat stress transcription factor B-2a, with translation MDADHPPDPSTSSRRSTTASPKAKLPAPFLSKTYDLLEEEEEREENCSGGGRIVSWNTEGNGFVVWSPAEFSEHMLPRYFKHNNFSSFIRQLNTYGFKKTASKRWEFQHEKFQKGCRHLLMEMSRKKCEPSVFPTYLKPSSGETDHHHNQTPSSSSIEEESMVLLMEENKNLKKEKMELEMQIQHFKSMETKLLDCVSHYMGNNNQIQHNDSNKFLR, from the exons ATGGACGCCGATCATCCGCCAGATCCATCAACATCTAGCCGGAGATCAACCACAGCATCCCCCAAGGCTAAACTCCCAGCACCGTTTTTGTCAAAGACTTACGATTTATTGGAGGAAgaagaggagagagaagagaattgCAGCGGTGGAGGGCGGATTGTGTCATGGAACACGGAGGGGAATGGTTTTGTGGTGTGGTCTCCGGCGGAGTTCTCCGAGCATATGTTGCCACGTTACTTCAAACATAATAACTTCTCAAGCTTCATTCGTCAACTCAATACCTAT GGATTTAAGAAAACAGCTTCAAAGAGGTGGGAGTTTCAACATGAGAAGTTTCAAAAGGGTTGCAGACACCTTCTTATGGAGATGAGCAGAAAGAAATGTGAGCCCAGTGTGTTTCCCACATACCTGAAGCCTTCATCAGGAGAAACCGATCATCATCATAATCaaacaccatcatcatcatccatTGAAGAAGAGAGCATGGTTTTACTCATGGAAGAAAACAAGAACCTCAAAAAGGAGAAAATGGAATTGGAAATGCAAATACAACACTTTAAATCCATGGAAACGAAGCTCTTGGATTGTGTTTCTCATTACATGGGTAATAATAACCAAATCCAACACAATGATAGTAATAAATTCTTACGTTGA
- the LOC111917271 gene encoding uncharacterized protein LOC111917271, protein MELCNLFFITTPTKLKHSYPNLKTQARLVKCSADTTNRRLKLAESLQDETFRILEWPSVCTQVSSFTSTTMGTSAARDGLVPIGRSPEESRRLLNQTSAAFALPFPPDFSGIEDVSDIIESSVARQLLSIREISAVKRTLRSARDLFEQLKKISLQSERYYPLLEILQNCNFLTDLEQKIEYCIDSKFSTILDRASEDLEIIRSERKSNMEDLDSLLKDISTKIFLSGGIDKPLVTKRRSRMCVGIRASHKSLLPNGVVLDVSSSGATYFMEPKEAVDLNNMEVRLSNAERVEEQAILGLLTSEISQSESEIKYLLDRVLAVDFAIARAAHARWIYGVCPLICGSGSVDIEGIRHPLLLEASLKQGVIDHQSFDSFPFPVPIDIKVRDETRVVVISGPNTGGKTASMKTLGLASIMLKAGMYLPAKNQPTLPWFDLILADIGDHQSLEQSLSTFSGHLSRICKMLEVTSKQSLILIDEIGSGTDPSEGVALSTSILEYLKDRVNLAVTTTHYADLSLLKEKNSQYENAAMEFSLETLQPTYKILWGSTGESNALTIAKSIGFDEKIVERAQTWVKRLMPDKAEKRKGLLYQSLMEEKNRLEIQANRAADIYSNTMTLYNEIRDEADDLVGREAALKAKETQKIQKEIATVKSQLEKIVEDFEAGIRSTSIDQLNTLLKESESAISSIVESHKNAEDSSVIKTDRSTFTVKLGDQVIVSGLGNKQATIVEPPGTTDGTALVQYGKIRVRVNLNTITPLPNSDIIQTANSKSNTKKQGGTRRIKSLKNLSEGSNSEVVSYGPVLQTSKNTVDLRGMRVEEASHNLNLAINITGSNSVLFVIHGMGTGVVKECALQILKKHPRVVKFEQDGPTNYGCTVAYIK, encoded by the exons ATGGAGCTCTGCAATTTATTCTTTATCACCACTCCCACGAAACTAAAACACTCATATCCCAATCTCAAAACCCAAGCCCGTTTAGTTAAATGCTCGGCGGATACTACGAATCGCCGACTCAAACTCGCGGAGTCACTCCAGGACGAGACGTTCAGGATTCTCGAATGGCCGTCGGTGTGTACCCAGGTTTCTTCCTTCACGTCTACCACCATGGGAACTTCGGCTGCCCGAGATGGTCTTGTTCCTATAGGAAGGAGTCCAGAGGAGAGCCGGAGGCTCCTCAATCAGACGTCCGCTGCATTTGCGCTTCCTTTTCCGCCTGATTTCTCCGGAATCGAAGATGTTTCGGATATCATCGAGTCTTCAGTTGCTCGTCAGTTGCTTTCCATAAGAGAAATTTCTGCGGTAAAACGGACTTTGCGATCGGCTAGGGATCTGTTCGAACAGTTGAAGAAGATTTCTCTCCAATCGGAAAG GTACTATCCTCTGCTTGAAATTCTTCAGAATTGCAATTTTTTAACGGATCTGGAGCAGAAAATAGAGTACTGTATAGACTCCAAATTCTCAACCATACTCGACAGAGCCAGTGAAGATCTAGAGATCATTAGATCAGAAAGAAAAAGCAACATGGAAGATCTGGACTCTCTGTTGAAAGACATATCAACTAAGATTTTTCTATCCGGAGGTATTGACAAACCATTGGTAACCAAACGTAGGTCAAGAATGTGTGTTGGCATCAGAGCTTCTCATAAATCATTACTTCCAAATGGTGTCGTTTTGGATGTTAGCAGCTCTGGAGCGACATATTTCATGGAACCCAAAGAGGCTGTAGACTTGAACAACATGGAAGTAAGGCTTTCAAATGCTGAGAGGGTTGAAGAACAAGCCATATTAGGGTTGCTCACATCTGAAATTTCACAATCAGAGTCTGAGATTAAGTACTTGTTAGATAGAGTTCTAGCGGTTGATTTTGCAATTGCAAGAGCTGCTCATGCTCGATGGATCTATGGAGTATGTCCACTCATATGTGGCTCTGGTTCTGTAGATATTGAAGGTATACGCCATCCTTTGCTTCTTGAAGCCTCTCTGAAACAAGGAGTGATTGATCATCAATCTTTTGATTCATTCCCATTTCCTGTTCCTATTGACATCAAAGTCAGAGATGAAACAAGAGTGGTTGTGATCTCAGGGCCTAACACTGGAGGAAAAACTGCTTCTATGAAAACATTAGGATTGGCATCTATTATGCTCAAGGCTGGCATGTATTTACCTGCTAAAAATCAACCAACTCTTCCATGGTTTGATCTTATTCTAGCAGATATTGGAGATCACCAG TCTCTGGAACAAAGCCTCTCAACTTTCAGTGGCCACCTGTCACGAATTTGCAAGATGTTGGAAGTGACCTCAAAACAATCACTCATTCTTATCGATGAAATTGGAAGTGGAACTGATCCATCAGAAGGGGTGGCACTTTCCACCAGCATATTAGAGTATCTTAAAGATAGAGTCAACCTAGCAGTTACAACTACACATTATGCAGATTTATCTCTTTTAAAGGAAAAGAATTCCCAATATGAGAATGCAGCAATGGAGTTTTCTTTAGAGACTTTACAACCCACGTACAAAATACTTTGGGGAAGCACAGGCGAGTCAAACGCGTTGACCATTGCTAAATCAATTGGTTTTGATGAAAAAATAGTTGAACGAGCACAAACATGGGTGAAAAGATTAATGCCTGATAAGGCTGAGAAGCGAAAAGGTTTGCTTTATCAGTCGTTAATGGAAGAAAAAAACAGATTAGAAATTCAAGCTAACAGAGCTGCAGATATATATTCGAATACCATGACTCTGTATAATGAG ATAAGGGATGAGGCGGATGATCTTGTGGGACGTGAGGCTGCTCTTAAGGCGAAGGAAACTCAAAAAATCCAAAAGGAAATAGCAACAGTGAAATCTCAGTTAGAGAAAATAGTGGAGGATTTTGAAGCTGGAATTAGAAGTACAAGTATTGATCAACTTAATACGCTTCTTAAGGAATCCGAATCTGCCATTTCATCAATTGTTGAATCTCACAAGAATGCTGAAGACTCATCTGTCATAAAAACCGATAGGTCTACTTTTACAGTAAAGCTTGGAGATCAAGTAATTGTGAGCGGATTAGGAAACAAACAGGCAACCATAGTCGAGCCACCTGGCACAACCGATGGCACTGCCCTTGTTCAATATGGAAAAATTAGGGTTCGTGTGAATCTAAACACCATAACACCTCTTCCCAATTCTGATATCATTCAGACTGCTAATTCAAAATCAAACACAAAAAAACAG ggAGGGACACGGAGGATTAAAAGCCTTAAGAATTTATCAGAGGGAAGCAATAGTGAAGTGGTTTCGTATGGACCGGTGTTGCAGACATCAAAAAACACGGTTGATTTACGCGGTATGCGAGTGGAGGAAGCGTCTCACAATCTTAATTTGGCGATTAATATAACCGGGTCTAACTCGGTTTTGTTTGTAATCCATGGGATGGGTACGGGTGTTGTGAAGGAATGCGCGCtccaaatattaaaaaaacatcCGCGGGTTGTCAAGTTTGAACAGGATGGTCCGACTAATTATGGCTGTACAGTTGCTTACATCAAATGA